The Thalassophryne amazonica chromosome 8, fThaAma1.1, whole genome shotgun sequence genome includes a window with the following:
- the lingo1a gene encoding leucine-rich repeat and immunoglobulin-like domain-containing nogo receptor-interacting protein 1, which yields MVAREATGHSYLVAFWQPILILMLGTVLSGSTTGCPSRCECNVQERSVLCYRKKLMTIPEGIPADTRLLDLSKNRIRTINPDEFAIFPNLEHLELSENTISTIEPGAFNNLYGLRTLGLRSNKLKLIQLGVFTGLNNLTQLDISENKIVILLDYMFQDLYSLRSLEVGDNDLVFISHRAFHGLSSLEHLSLEKCNLSSVPTEAFTHLRSLITLRLRHLNINAIRDYSFKRLYRLKVLEIANWPYLDTMTPNCLHGLNLTSLTIANANLTTIPYVSLRHLVYLRFLNLSYNPIHTIEGNKLHDLLRLREFHLVGGRLAMIEPYSFRGLNYLKILNVSGNSLTTLEESAFHSVGNLETLALYDNPLACDCRLLWVFRRRWRLNFNKQQPTCASPEFVQGKEFKDFPDVLQPNYFTCRKSRIRDRKPQQRFVDEGAIVHFSCQADGDPAPVIMWLSPQKKFITTKTIGRLSVLPDGTLEVRYAQIQDNGTYVCIATNAGGNDTSLAHLHIHSYSPDWPHQPNKTFAFISNQPTETGANGTRANVPFPFDIKTLIIATTMGFISFLGVVLFCLVLLFLWSRGKGNTKHNIEIEYVPRKSDAGMSSSTVDAPRKFNMKMI from the coding sequence ATGGTGGCCAGGGAAGCGACTGGGCACAGCTACCTGGTGGCTTTCTGGCAGCCCATTTTGATCCTGATGCTGGGCACTGTGTTGTCTGGCTCCACCACAGGCTGCCCATCCCGCTGTGAGTGCAATGTACAAGAACGCTCTGTGTTGTGCTACCGCAAAAAGCTTATGACAATTCCTGAAGGCATTCCTGCAGACACACGACTGTTGGACCTAAGCAAGAACCGCATTAGAACCATCAATCCAGATGAGTTTGCCATCTTTCCCAATCTTGAACACCTGGAGCTGAGCGAAAATACAATCTCCACTATCGAGCCGGGGGCATTCAACAACCTCTACGGCTTGCGGACATTGGGGCTGCGCAGCAACAAGCTGAAACTGATCCAACTAGGTGTGTTCACAGGACTGAATAATCTTACACAGCTGGACATAAGTGAGAACAAGATCGTCATCCTGTTGGACTACATGTTCCAGGATTTGTACAGCCTCCGGTCTTTAGAGGTGGGAGATAATGACCTGGTTTTCATTTCCCACCGAGCTTTTCATGGTCTAAGTAGCCTTGAGCACCTGAGTCTTGAAAAATGCAACTTGTCGTCTGTTCCCACAGAGGCTTTTACCCACCTCCGCAGTTTGATTACTCTAAGGCTACGCCACCTGAACATCAATGCCATCCGGGATTATTCCTTTAAAAGGCTCTATCGGCTTAAAGTGTTGGAAATAGCAAACTGGCCATATTTGGATACGATGACTCCAAATTGCTTGCATGGATTAAATCTCACTTCCCTTACTATTGCGAATGCTAACCTGACAACAATCCCTTATGTATCCCTGCGGCACTTAGTCTATTTGCGCTTTCTTAATCTCTCATATAACCCAATCCATACAATTGAAGGAAATAAACTCCACGATCTGCTGCGTCTTAGGGAATTCCACCTTGTAGGAGGTAGACTGGCCATGATTGAGCCATACTCTTTCCGAGGTCTGAATTACCTCAAGATTCTAAATGTGTCTGGGAACTCTCTTACCACTTTAGAGGAGTCTGCATTCCATTCAGTTGGCAACCTGGAAACCCTTGCACTCTATGATAATCCCCTGGCCTGCGACTGCCGACTATTGTGGGTTTTCCGACGACGCTGGAGACTGAACTTCAACAAGCAACAGCCCACCTGTGCATCCCCTGAATTTGTCCAAGGGAAAGAATTCAAAGATTTCCCAGATGTTCTCCAGCCGAACTATTTCACATGTCGCAAGTCTAGAATTAGGGATCGCAAACCCCAGCAGAGATTTGTTGATGAAGGAGCCATTGTTCACTTCTCTTGTCAAGCAGATGGAGATCCTGCCCCAGTGATAATGTGGCTGTCACCGCAGAAAAAGTTCATCACCACCAAGACAATTGGAAGGCTTTCTGTTCTACCCGATGGGACTCTCGAGGTGCGCTATGCCCAAATTCAAGACAATGGTACATACGTGTGTATAGCTACCAATGCAGGCGGAAATGACACCTCTCTTGCTCATCTGCACATTCACAGCTACTCACCCGACTGGCCGCATCAGCCCAACAAGACTTTTGCCTTCATCTCCAACCAGCCAACAGAAACTGGTGCTAACGGCACACGGGCTAATGTCCCTTTCCCCTTTGATATAAAGACATTGATCATTGCAACCACTATGGGGTTCATCTCTTTCCTCGgtgttgtcttgttttgtttggtaCTGCTCTTCCTTTGGAGCAGAGGTAAAGGCAACACAAAGCACAACATCGAGATAGAGTATGTGCCACGGAAATCAGACGCTGGAATGAGCAGCAGCACTGTGGATGCTCCTCGCAAGTTTAATATGAAAATGATTTAA